The following coding sequences lie in one Rutidosis leptorrhynchoides isolate AG116_Rl617_1_P2 chromosome 6, CSIRO_AGI_Rlap_v1, whole genome shotgun sequence genomic window:
- the LOC139852830 gene encoding short-chain dehydrogenase reductase 3b-like, with protein MMSCNVFIFRLEGKVALITGGASGIGEATARLFLANGASVVIADIQDDLANQVISSCQSSGFENLCYIRCDVRDEKQVEAAVNTTITKYGTLDVLFSNAGIMGPMTTLLDLDLDAFDNTMAVNVHGMAATIKQAARAMVAKGTHGSIICTASVAGSIGGSGPYAYTTSKHAILGLMRAACSELGAYGIRVNCVSPFGVGTPLACNAYNIDASQVEANCCAIGNLKGVVLKARHVADAALFLASDESVYVSGQNLSVDGGFTVSISNATTFSN; from the coding sequence atgatgtcatgTAATGTGTTCATTTTCAGATTGGAAGGTAAAGTAGCTCTAATCACCGGTGGCGCTAGCGGCATAGGAGAAGCAACCGCAAGGTTATTTCTTGCGAACGGAGCAAGTGTTGTGATAGCAGATATTCAAGACGACTTAGCCAACCAAGTGATTTCATCATGCCAATCATCAGGTTTCGAAAATCTATGCTACATTCGTTGTGACGTTAGGGACGAGAAGCAAGTAGAAGCTGCAGTCAACACCACAATTACAAAATACGGAACGTTAGATGTTCTCTTTAGTAATGCTGGGATCATGGGCCCAATGACAACCTTACTAGACTTGGACCTTGATGCATTCGATAATACCATGGCTGTAAATGTCCATGGGATGGCTGCAACCATCAAACAAGCGGCTCGAGCCATGGTTGCTAAAGGGACACATGGATCGATTATTTGTACAGCTAGTGTGGCTGGATCTATTGGTGGATCGGGTCCCTATGCTTACACTACTTCCAAACATGCAATTCTAGGGTTGATGAGGGCCGCTTGTAGCGAGCTAGGGGCTTATGGGATTAGAGTCAATTGTGTTTCTCCGTTTGGCGTGGGTACCCCGTTGGCTTGCAATGCATATAACATTGATGCGAGCCAGGTGGAAGCAAACTGTTGCGCGATTGGAAATTTGAAAGGTGTTGTGTTGAAGGCTAGGCATGTTGCTGATGCAGCGTTGTTTTTAGCTTCTGATGAATCGGTATATGTGAGCGGACAAAACTTAAGCGTTGATGGCGGATTCACCGTGAGCATTAGCAACGCGACGACTTTTTCGAACTAA